The genomic interval TCAAacctacaagaaagaaaagacccAAGTCAAGAAGACAGAATGAGACGGGTGGCTCAGCACAGCCAGGCAGAACTTCCCGAACTGTGGGTCTCAAGATCGACATGGGGAGTCATGACCAGGGTGATGACACATCCAGTTTATGCCTGCGGCCTCCACGTAATGGTTGACAGTGCCTCTCTTCACCTGCAAGTGTCCCAGTTTAGGTTATCAATTTTGACTAGCACGGAACAAACAAATAGGCTGGAACAGAAAACAGGAATGCACGGCGCACAGTGAAGGTCACGTTTTGTTTCAGTTACGTACAGATGTATTTGTGTGCGCGTGTGTTAGATGCTCTCTGAGGGGGCGTAAGAAAGATGCACTAAACTCTGACCCTGCCTTATGGAGACACAAAAGGGCCAAGGGCCAGGGAGGTGGATCAAAAAGGCCTTGCTCTGGGATCTGTTTGAGCCGTGGCCCTGTCACCTACTGGGTGGTCTTGGGGGGAGTGACAATGCTTTTGAATTTCAGTCTCCTTGTCTAGTGTCTCTAGGCACCTTCTTCCCAGAGGTGGTGAGAACCGAGTAAAGACTCTGAATCTCAGTGACCGTGACGTGGGAAGCACCAGCGGATGCTGGGCCTGATGACTGTGGGTGTTCAGATCGGGGCCCTCAGCCCCAGCACAGCCCATACCTCAAAATGGCAGGGGAGGGACCCTTTCATTTCATTGGATCAGTGACCAGGAGAGGTGGGCAGATGTGACCTGCAGGGGCCCCATCCTACTTTCCACTGATTTAGAATCACTCGGTGGGTGTCCACTGGTGGATAAAGACAGAAGAAATGAACACCGGGCTGAAAGAGGCTGGAATaattagtatcttttttttgagagatagtcttactgtgtcaccctcacttgagagtctcactgtgtcagtAGAGTGCCTgcagtcacaactcacagcaacctcaaactcttggccttaagcgattctcttgccccagcctcccaagtagctgggactacaggtacccgccacaacgcccagcaattttgttgttgttgttgtcattgctgtttagtaggcttgggctgggttcgaatccaccagccacagtgcaggtggctggcaccctaaccactgagctatgttGCCAAGTCATAATTAGTATCATTTACCAGACACTGCTGGTCACTAAGTGCTTACCAGGCAGTATCTCCTGGTCTCTTGGTTATGCTATCAGCCCCGCTCTACAGATATGAGGAAGTGTGTGGGTACACTGTTGCTGTAGGCTCTGCAACCCTCCCCCTCTTTTGTAATAGCACCTAAGTGCTTTTGGGAAACTGCTCTTCTCCCATTTCAGGTGATCCTGGTGGGCCTGCCACCAAGgggccctctcctctcccccaacTGGTGGGCACTATGAAGCTAAGATGTGACTTAGCTTCAGGGCCTCTCTTGGGGATGTGACTCGGGCAGAATGATACAAGGCAGAGTGTTTGAGCTGATCCAGTTACTGATGGCGGCACCCCGGGAGCATGGTCCCAGGAGATCCTGCCCCTGGGACCTCTGAGTTGCCTGGGGTCTGTCCTTCCTGCTCTACTGGGAGGTTTCACTGTTTGCCTCTTCTCTGCATTCTGAGAGCtacccatttatttttatatatttattttttgaaagctaCCCATTTAATAAAGGCTATTCTCCTAATAGATTTGTGTCTGATTAAGTTAGCCAGAAATGCTCTGCATACATAGCTTGCAGCAGTTGAGTAACTTGTCCAAAGCCTCAGAGGCAGGATGTGGTGGAGTGAACACTCCTGCAGGGCCCATGGTCTCAGCCACCACCTGTGACCATCTCCCGGGGCTGGACTTGGGCATGGGCAGGAGGGTTATCTCTGGAATGGagacacaggctgggcaaaggatggGCCACTCATGCACACACTGGAAGAAGACAGCTGCGGGCACATGACCTGGGGAGCCTGCCTTGTGTTGGGAAGAGGACGAGAGACCACTCAGAGGGTGTGAGGATACCAGGAGAGCAGGGCAGGAAGGCAGAAGGCTGGGGCAAGTGGCTAGAGGTGGGGGCTACCGTTCATGGCGCAGGAACACGTTGTTGAGATTGTCATTGATGATGAGCAGCTCCTCCGTCAGCTGCTCGTTGGCAATCCGAGGGATGAGCTCCAGGATCCTCTGCTGCATGGCTCGGCACGTGCGGTTGAGCTCCTGccaggaaaggaagagggagtaAGGCCATCTCTAACGCACAGGGCACCAGCCTCTGGGTGAGCCTGGAAGGGGGAGAGGCATCCAAACTGGACTTCAGGTTTCCATGTAACAGCTTTTCGTGTTCTACAAACAtgaatttgaatttctttccttcttctttttagagacagagtctcaagctgttaccctaggtagagtgccgtggtgtcatagctcacagcaatctccaactcttgggctgaagctatactcttgcctcagtttttctaattttagtagagacagggatttcacttttgctcaggctgatttcgaactcctgaacacaagcaatccacccatctcagcctcccagagtgctaggattacaggcgtgagcccctgcgcccagctgaatttctttccttcttttctgaaaaAACCTTTCAGAGACAGACTCTCGCTGTtttgctcaaactcctggcctcaaaagatcctcccaccttggcctcgcaaagtgctgggattacaggcatgagtcaccatactCGGCCTTGAATTTCACTGCCAAGTGTTCCACACTAACATTTAATATACAGGAAATCACTAACACATTTGGCTGTGCTGCTGGTTTACTTGCTTTTGTGCAGACTTCAGAATGAAGGTTCTGCCGCCATCTTTGCTGAGTTAAAAACAGCCTGCACAGTGTGTGGGCTGCAACTTCTCTGGGAGTGCTACGATTTTTCAACCAAAGCGTGAAAAGTGAACTAGGTGACTCTATTATCCACAAACTCTCACTTCAAATTTTTGCCTCATTATtctgatttcttctctttcttaatgaagtttttattttggaataattttagatttacagaaggTTTGCAAAGACAGTCTTTCCAGTTCCCATACACCCTTGACCTACCTTCTTCCTAGTTcgacatttgtcaaaactaagacATTGACAGTGGCACAGGACCACTAACTAAACCACAGACTTTGTTCAGGTTTTACTACTTTcccattaatttctttttgagacagagtctcactttgtcacccttggtagaatgctgtggtatcataactcacagcaacctcaaactcttgggttcaagagatcctcctgtcccagtctcctgagtagctgggattataggcacctaccccaatgcccagctatttttagagacaaggtcttgctctggctcaggctggtctttaacttgtgagcttaagcaatccatctgcttcagcctctcacagtgctgtgattataggagCGAGCCACGGTGCCCGGCTTAACGTCCTTTTTTTGTTCAAAGATCCATGCTGCCTTTAGCCACCATGTCACTCACTGACTTTTAGTTAGTTAAGTGTCATATTTAAACTTgcttgggggtggtgcctgtggctcaacgggcagggcgctggccccatataccgagggtgacgggttcaaacctggccccggccaaactgcaaacaaaaaaaaaatagctgggcgttgtggcaggcgtctgtagtcccagctactcgggaggctgagacaagagaatcccctaagcccaggaattggaggttgctatgagccgtgacgagacggcactctaccacaggcgacaaagtaagactgtctctaaaaaaaagaaaaatgaaaataatggctcagtgcctgtagctcaagcagctaaggagacagtcacatacaccagacctggcgggtttgaatctagccccggcctgccaaacaacaatgacaactacagccaaaaagtagctaggcattgtggtgggtatctgcagtcccagctacttgggaggctgaggcaagagaattgcttaagcccaggagttggaggttgctgtaagctgtgatgccacagcactctacccagggcaatagcttgaggctctgtctcaaaaaaataaataaataaaataaataataaattaaaataaaaataaacttgcttgggaaaaagaaaaataattaaaaattgttgctatagggcagcgcctgtggctcaacggggtagggcgctggcccatgctggaggtggtgggttcgaacccagccccagccaaaaaaaaaaaactgcaaaaaaaaaaaaaaattgttgctatATAGGTTTTGATTCATAAGAGTGGCCATTTATTTCTTCAGGTACCTCCCAGGTAAACAGCGTCTGCGTCACTATTCTGAGGCTTTGCTGACCAGGCCACACGCCAGCACGCTTTTCCCCTGGCAGCATCATTAACACGAGGTGTGGCTCAGCACTTACCCAGGCTCTCTGTGGACCTGGTACCCACCCCTCCTGGGTCAGGCTTAGGATTAGGGCAGGCCGGAGTGACTTTCAacaccctcccctctcttcctcccaggACCACGTCTGTGGCTCTGCTCCTGTTCCCTTGCTGGGACCTTTAAAGAGCAGATGAACAGGCCCCTGGCTcagatcccagctctgctacttactagCCATATCACCCTAGGCATATTATATGAccttttttgcctcagtttcctgaaatGGAAAATGGGGGATGGTGAAGATTATGTGAGTGAATATGTATCAAGGCCACACAGAGCCTGGTTCTGGGAAGTGCCAGACACATGGGTCTATCATTATGTCAACCTTGCCCACAGGCTCCAGCCTTCTGTGTCCCTGAAATGGCTCACATGAGAGTGACTTTGGCTTGTGACTATGAAACTACCTGCCTCACTCTTACCGGGCCTCATATAGTTCTCATGTTTATGTGCTCATTCAACTTTAAGACCTCTCCttcactccccagcctccacctGAATTCCAGGACCCCGGAGTAGCCAGCTTGGTCAGGTACAGGGACACAGAGGTGAGGAAGATGCAGCCATGCCCTTAAGGACTTGAGGCCTGGCAGGCAGGAGACATAAAATTAGACaatcaggctgggcacggtggctcacgcctgtaatcctaacactctggcaggctgaggcagcggatcacttgagctcaggagtttgagaccagcctagcaagagtgagaccctgtctctactgaaaacagaaaaactatctgggtgttgtggtgggtgcctgtagtcccagctactctggaggctgaggcatgaggattacttgagtccaagagtttgaggttcctgtgagctatgattccgtagcactctacccagggtgactaagaccttgtctcaaaaaaaaaaattaggctcggcacctgtagctcagcggttagggtgccacccacatacaccggagctggcgggtttgaaactagcccgggcatgccaaacaacaatgacaactacaaccaaaaaatggccaggcattgtggcaggcgcctgtagtcccagctacttgggaggctgaggcaggagaattgcttgggccaggagtttgaggttgctgtgagctgttatgccacggcactatactgagagtgacacaatgagactgtgcctcaaaaaaaaaaaattagataatcaCCAAGCACTTTGTCCCCTCACGGGTTCTAATGACCCCTGGACTTCAGGGATTCCCAGCTCTACTGGTTCCTCTTCTACAGGGAGGGTGTCTCTCCCCACATGCAACCCCCTCTGCTCTAGGGCCCCCCTGCTGGGGACAGAGCTGTGGAAATATCATGTAACTCAAGAGAGGGAGCCAGCAGTCCCCCCACCCTCGTCTCAGCTAGCCAGGACCTGCAGAGCCTCTGACTCTGAAAGGGGGACATCTTACCTGCCAGCTCTTTCAGGACCGTTTACTGGCACTAACCCTGCACCAGGCACAGGCCTGGGTATTTGATATCCAAAAGCTTATTTCTCACCTCACACTAGTTCTATAAAGGCTATTGCTATAGtaatgttacagatgaggaaactgaggcatgaggggCTACCTTGTTCAAACCAGAAAGTAGTAGAGATGTGAGTCCCGACTGATGGCATCCAAAGTCCCTGGTGGTAACACCCCCCACTgtgacccaggagtttggggcaaGCCATGAGGACTTCCCTGTGGGTGGGGAAGGAACATGTGTGGGGGAATGGTCAGGAGTAAGCTGAGCCCTGGGGGAGGGGCCGTCTGCTCACCTGCAGCAGCTCCAGGTCTGCAGGCTCAGCCTGGGTGGGTACCAGCTCCGTCAGCATCTCCGACATCACCCTCACATTCCCATTCACCATCTCCAGCTCACTGCGCAGCTTCCCGATCTAGAACACACCGTGGGCCGCAGTGGTGAGAGAAGCCCAGGGTCTGGAGCTGTGTCCGCAGAAGGGGACAGAGCCCAGCACCACCAGCCCTGGGTGGGGCGCTGGGGTGCTGCCGGCCAGCCAGCACCATCCTAGGCAGCCCCATGCCTGCCCCCTGAGCTGCAGCCCTGCACTAACAGGCTGTGGTGAGCTTGCCCCACCCCCACAGACCCCTTACAGAGGTGCTACCAACCGTTACCATCTCCGAACTGGGGAGCCTGATACAGGGAAAAGGCTGAAAGCAAACAGTGGGAATGAATCACTGAGCGTCTGGAAGACTCCAGCATCTCCTGGGCCCAAAGTGGCAGCTAATGAGACCCTGGAGGGCAGCTGCCCCAAGGGCAGAAGCGGGGTGACAAGCCTTCTCTTTGCTCCTAGGAGGAGAAGGATTTGGCTGTCTCTGTTCCTAGGAGGGCTGGGTTTTGTCTTGCTCCTGGCTTGCTTTAGTGTCCCAGGCTCATCCAGGGACACTAGCCTTGTGATAAGGATGAAGCTTGGACTGGGTGCTTTTTCCACAGGATGTCGGCAAGTTTTCAGTAATCAGAGCATTCTAAGGACTTGGACTTGGGAAAATACTGCCAATTAAGTTGTAGTCTCTTCAGTATGTTAGGGTGTGAAAGGCCATTGGTCTAAGTGTCCTATGCCGTGGGACCTTGTAGAGAGTTTAATATCCTCAGTACGCTGTGTACACTCTGAATGCCCAGGAAGAAAGCAATATAAGCTTCCAAAGTTATGACCAAATAACCCTTTATCATGGAATAAGCTCACAAGTCTAGCATTCAGAGAATTACACTTTGGGAAATGCTAGTATATTCCAAATTGTGTGGCCACTCTGTAGTTGATTTCAGAATATTCCTGGTGATTGTGATAGCAGCTACCATTTACCGACTGCCTAATATGTCACTAATTCACCTTTTCCACAGATAGAGATCGTTATCCCAGTCTTCAACACGTGAAGAAAGGGAAGTGCAGAAATAAGTAGGATATCCACTGTGGTTCGTGGACAACTACTAAAACCTGCAAAATGTTTCATATCTTTGGCTTAATGAACTCAGTATAAGTGAGTGGAAAAAACTAGTCATCACAAAGCCAACTGATCCAAATCAGAAGGGACTTAATTACAGAGGAGTCTGGGAGGAACGTCAATGTGCACCTGAACGTCTCAACGTGTCCTAGGAGACAAAAGGGGActctgaaattaaacaaagactaCTCAGTTGTGTTATGTGAGAACCCTCTTTCAACTAGAAGTAATCAGAATCTTCATCTACACATATTTTAGGCAAATTGGTTAAAATCTTAACCAGGCTGGATAATTTTGGGGGCTACGCAGTGGTTGTGCAATTTTTTATGTACCTTTTCTAGTAATCTTTGTAACTCTAGGGGGTGATTTCATAACTTCCTATGAGATAACAAATTACCAAAGTTTCTCTTCAGAGAGGTTAGGGTGAGAATAAGTCCAAGTGACACATACAAGTGGTCATGGAGAACAGTTCCTTGGAAAGTTAGGCTTCACTTTCCTTTCCATCAGGTTTCTGTTTTTCTCACCATCTAAGCCTTGATGTTTAGCTGGTGTTTTGGGTTTAAAGTGGGTACCACCCCCCACAACGTGTGCAGGTCCCACCCAATTCCTCAGAAGCCAAGAGGAGGATGCTGAACCCTCAGCTGGCACTGGCTATAGCTGTCGAAGTCCCTCAGCAGGCAGAGCAGCTTTGATGCTCCACAGACAGCTCCTGGCCAACAGCCAAATCACCTTACCTCCTGCTTGgggaggagaaactgaggcacagagactgTCTAAGTCAGTGTGCAACCTACTCTGAGGCAAGTGATCCTTCGAAGCCAGTCATGGGGCCCTGGGAAAACCTACCTCTCTAGAATCTCatacaaagtctcaaaacttaGGGCTTTGCAGAAAGCCGCATGGTGCGAtgcaaatgttttttatttttagcacagATGTTTCAGTTCAAGTGAAACTGTCTGGGAGCAAATAAGCAAACCACACAAAGGGGGCTGCCCTGCTGGGCATCTCCTCTCCGTGGTGCTGTTGGCGTGCTTCACACAGCTGACGGACAGGGCAGCACGTGTCAGGACACACAGGCCTgagcctgagtcccagctatCTCTCGTGAGCTGTGTGTTCTGGGCAAGTGaatttacctctctgagcctcatttcttAACCAGGAAGAATCATATACACTTTGAGGGCTGCTGTGGGGATGAAGGGAAGGTTGGCAGGCAGGAATTTCCATACTGACAGGGCCCCTCCCTGCCGTGAGTTGGAGGGTGCAGGGCTCACCTGCTTGATCTGATGCTTCTGACCCAGGCTTGTTTACCTGCTCAGGGGTTGGCGATATGGGCGTGTCACCAGGGAGTATGGCTGGGGTGGGCAGAGGGGCAGTGTGCTGGCTAGAGTCCCCTTGCTGACTGGTGTCGGTGCCCACAGAATTCTGTCCTGATGGTGTCTCCGAGTTGAACACAGTCTAGAGGGCAAAAGACAGGGTCAGTGAGGCCTCCGGGGAAAGACAAGGGCCAGGAAGGTGGGGCCCATGGAAAGCAGCTGCCGGCCGTCTCTGGGGATAAGCCCTGCCTCCCTTGTCATGCTTCCCAACATGGGGACTCTCCTCACCCTCTGGGGCGTGTGGATGGGTGATAGCATGTCCAGGTCAGTCATGGGGAACTCCAGGCCCTTCCTCCGCAGGTCCTCATAGACGGTGACGACACCTGTCAAATCAGGCGAGCTGCGGAACGCGTCAGCCCAGGACTGAGAGGGGACAAGGGGATACGGCGGTAACCACCGCTCGCCTTCTCTCCTGCAAGCCCACCTACCCGGACACTCAGAGAGGGAACAGAAATTCTTTCCCTGATGTGCTGGTCCCTTTACTACCCCGCCCAGCCCACTCTGCAGCAAACCACTCAGCCAACAAGCCTCCCTTGACCTAGAACCACCACCAGCATACAGCCAGGAACCCCCAGCCCCAGTGAGAAATGGAGCCTGGGGCAAACACAGTGGCAAGGGGCACCTCCTTCCTGCCCAGAGCCTAGAGCTCTCCACTGGGAAGGATGCTCCTACCCGGCAGCtcttcccagccctgccctgggactcACCTGGATGAGGTTGAGCACTTTGTCGTGCACGATGGTGGGGGGATTGTTCTTGGGCAGGATGGTCCTCACCAGCACACTCTCCACGAAGTCCTGGCTGGCCACCAGCATGTGGAAGCGGTGCCCACAGTTCTTGACACAGGTTTCTAAGACCTGGAAGGCCGAGAGACACCTGTGAGCACCCCAGTCAGAGGGAGGGGGTGCCCAGGACCTCTATCCTCTTCCTACTTGGGGGCCTGTTTACTGGATGGTCCAGCCTGGGATGGGCCAGGGGTGGTGTGTGGGCTGGAATTCCCTCCCTATCTGGTGTCAGTGCCCAAAGAATCCGATGCTCCTTCTGAGCTGAACGAGGTCTAGAGGGACGGGGCTCTCCAAGAGGAAATCAGAGGGGACTGAGCTTCCAATTTGCTGGTGGCCCTGTGCTTGGAGGAAAAGGCACTAACTCCCCCCAGCCCTCATTTCCCAATTCCTGGCAGAGCTTTCCTTGCTTCTCAGTTTAGATTCACTGGGATATAAATGCTGCTTGCGGGGGAGGCCGGGACAGTGTGCCTCCCCTCAGCCGTCCTGACAGGGAGGATGCCCACTCAGACCCGGCTGTCCTGGGGTCTGACAGGCTCAGTGGTGTGGGAAGGCTGTTCTTAGCTACTGGCATATGTTTTACACTCATTTTTCAGGGTACCAGAGAGCTTGGCGGCACTCAATTCAGTCTGCCAGGCTCCCTGATTCCCCGCCAGAGGCCTGAGTTTACCCTTTGGTCTAGGCTCTCCATGTCAGTGGTTCTAGAGGAACACAGCTTCCATGTGTCTGCTCCCATGCCAGGGAGCTGGGGAGGACCTTTCAAATGCCTTCTCTCGCCATTCCACATCCATCAGCAGTGTAGACAGGACAGTGCTTTTCCCATAGAAtttcccttccctgccctcaGATGAggagcccaagggtctgaggaGAGGCAGTTTGTTCAGCGGACTGCAGTCCTGCCATGGGGTGGACAGATGGACAGGGGGGCACTCACCGTGAGAGCCAGCATCACCTCGTGGAAGTTCTTGTTCCCCATGATTCTCTTCTTCACTGCTCGGACAGCATCTTTGGGACTAGGAAGGACAAAAGAAAGGATGGGCTTAGGAGCAGAGCCTGCTTGCCTATAGCCAGGAGGCCCGCACAGCTGGAAGGGCTCTCATGCCCCCCCATATCCAGGTTCTGATCATATCACGTGCCAACCCACCGCCCGCCAAACCTTCTCAGGAGGCCAGGACTGCTTAGCAGGGCTTCTCAACGAGTGCTCCCTGCATCTCCTATATCTCAATGGGGGTAGGTGTGAATGTCTGTTAAAAATGCACagtccttgggcggcgcctgtggctcaacgggtagggcgccggtcccatatgccggaggtggcgggttcaagcccagccccggccaaaaaaaaaaaaaaaaaaaatgcacagtcCTGGGCCCCCACCCTGTATCAGCTAATCTACATTCACAGGGTGTGGGGCCCAGAACCTGCCTGCTTTGTGTGCCCCCCTGCCCCAGGGGCTTCTTACGCAAGCTGGAGTCTGAG from Nycticebus coucang isolate mNycCou1 chromosome 3, mNycCou1.pri, whole genome shotgun sequence carries:
- the TOM1 gene encoding target of Myb1 membrane trafficking protein isoform X1, which produces MDFLLGNPFNSPVGQRIEKATDGSLQSEDWALNMEICDIINETEEGPKDAVRAVKKRIMGNKNFHEVMLALTVLETCVKNCGHRFHMLVASQDFVESVLVRTILPKNNPPTIVHDKVLNLIQSWADAFRSSPDLTGVVTVYEDLRRKGLEFPMTDLDMLSPIHTPQRTVFNSETPSGQNSVGTDTSQQGDSSQHTAPLPTPAILPGDTPISPTPEQIGKLRSELEMVNGNVRVMSEMLTELVPTQAEPADLELLQELNRTCRAMQQRILELIPRIANEQLTEELLIINDNLNNVFLRHERFERFRTGQTAKAPGEAELADDLIDMGPDPAATNTLSSQLAGMNLGSSSVRAGLQSLEASGRLEDEFDMFALTRGSSLADQRKEVKYEAPQATDGLAGALDARQQSTGATGGGSEKSLSDWMVRQGMIPVSQACLMEDIEQWLSTDVGDGTEEPKGVTSEGKFDKFLEERAKAADRLPNLSSPSAEGPPAPPPGSAPRKKTQEKDEDMLFAL
- the TOM1 gene encoding target of Myb1 membrane trafficking protein isoform X3, which codes for MDFLLGNPFNSPVGQRIEKATDGSLQSEDWALNMEICDIINETEEGPKDAVRAVKKRIMGNKNFHEVMLALTVLETCVKNCGHRFHMLVASQDFVESVLVRTILPKNNPPTIVHDKVLNLIQSWADAFRSSPDLTGVVTVYEDLRRKGLEFPMTDLDMLSPIHTPQRTVFNSETPSGQNSVGTDTSQQGDSSQHTAPLPTPAILPGDTPISPTPEQIGKLRSELEMVNGNVRVMSEMLTELVPTQAEPADLELLQELNRTCRAMQQRILELIPRIANEQLTEELLIINDNLNNVFLRHERFERFRTGQTAKAPGEAELADDLIDMGPDPAATNTLSSQLAGMNLGSSSVRAGLQSLEASGRLEDEFDMFALTRGSSLADQRKEVKYEAPQATDGLAGALDARQQSTGAIPVSQACLMEDIEQWLSTDVGDGTEEPKGVTSEGKFDKFLEERAKAADRLPNLSSPSAEGPPAPPPGSAPRKKTQEKDEDMLFAL
- the TOM1 gene encoding target of Myb1 membrane trafficking protein isoform X2; translated protein: MDFLLGNPFNSPVGQRIEKATDGSLQSEDWALNMEICDIINETEEGPKDAVRAVKKRIMGNKNFHEVMLALTVLETCVKNCGHRFHMLVASQDFVESVLVRTILPKNNPPTIVHDKVLNLIQSWADAFRSSPDLTGVVTVYEDLRRKGLEFPMTDLDMLSPIHTPQRTVFNSETPSGQNSVGTDTSQQGDSSQHTAPLPTPAILPGDTPISPTPEQIGKLRSELEMVNGNVRVMSEMLTELVPTQAEPADLELLQELNRTCRAMQQRILELIPRIANEQLTEELLIINDNLNNVFLRHERFERFRTGQTAKAPGEAELADDLIDMGPDPAATNTLSSQLAGMNLGSSSVRAGLQSLEASGRLEDEFDMFALTRGSSLADQRKEVKYEAPQATDGLAGALDARQQSTGATGGGSEKSLSDWMVRQGMIPVSQACLMEDIEQWLSTDVGDGTEEPKGVTSEEFDKFLEERAKAADRLPNLSSPSAEGPPAPPPGSAPRKKTQEKDEDMLFAL
- the TOM1 gene encoding target of Myb1 membrane trafficking protein isoform X4: MDFLLGNPFNSPVGQRIEKATDGSLQSEDWALNMEICDIINETEEGPKDAVRAVKKRIMGNKNFHEVMLALTVLETCVKNCGHRFHMLVASQDFVESVLVRTILPKNNPPTIVHDKVLNLIQSWADAFRSSPDLTGVVTVYEDLRRKGLEFPMTDLDMLSPIHTPQRTVFNSETPSGQNSVGTDTSQQGDSSQHTAPLPTPAILPGDTPISPTPEQIGKLRSELEMVNGNVRVMSEMLTELVPTQAEPADLELLQELNRTCRAMQQRILELIPRIANEQLTEELLIINDNLNNVFLRHERFERFRTGQTAKAPGEAELADDLIDMGPDPAATNTLSSQLAGMNLGSSSVRAGLQSLEASGRLEDEFDMFALTRGSSLADQRKEVKYEAPQATDGLAGALDARQQSTGAIPVSQACLMEDIEQWLSTDVGDGTEEPKGVTSEEFDKFLEERAKAADRLPNLSSPSAEGPPAPPPGSAPRKKTQEKDEDMLFAL